The following are encoded in a window of Anopheles gambiae chromosome X, idAnoGambNW_F1_1, whole genome shotgun sequence genomic DNA:
- the LOC11175550 gene encoding filaggrin isoform X1, whose product MSAPIKRKITLELASKKTTLIKDRPSVFQRLGTKRIGRAGGSSQQQLQQQQQQQQQQQQQYHGQEAGVRVPSESKEEIVKRIVSAAEESGPATSSSIATVPESVAAHARLIQAQLAAKAQAKASAAQKQQQQQQEQEQEQQKQQQQQQQEQQQQQQKQQQQPGGIPSHSEHLSAATTKGTAGVVDKDGPEAGNLKQYYHPHQQQHIHESTHQHHHHHHQHHHHHHHQQQQQQQQQEQQQRHRQRQARSPPHSVSSERSSNAAGASGWDQSSLENADQAILERKRKELQHELKLEMDASSSGKKKDSRGELSKKMKKLTGSSHRSQQQHLHHQLSLQHGGGHQQLGVRGQQHTSTSTSESTNSSSGTDTSESDTSSTSSSSSHNSNHRRLKKRHAVSARVRTRNDTSSSSEGGGPSASLTASSKLSKRHAKKLAAAAAAHEQERNKRLLAKAGKSGSGGGGSVLLTKTIRVKKLLPGSPGGGGTHHVSRKVSSRDLSPASAKASASKYALKASSSSSSKKEKMSAIDARERVREKERELALREKEREREKEKMRLRERERERERERERERLKMRPVSPRMRSGGVSPASSRGGGTGGGSVSGGLPMRELQSKGKKSPERRLSSPMGGMAAARYRDMMPMRRERTPELTRGDERRRHEVLKERERRERADRERAEREREMVLREKEREEALARDRQRERDRLVAVGKEQHQLQQQQHQQQQQQQQQHLQAQARGLRRDNDGGLEKPDRHRPVERLLPRPAERARALAAARSPGKSVDRDRSRSPCSPGTSARGSRGAMRERDRSYERAAYLHELHERRTTSRSREREYGASLVSPPLRSARRDSPPPHYERHGGLGRSESSGGGVGGGREYRVDRGELAYDERLAMGGSGSGRGGDRGPARDEYVRDYPDDPPPRREAPPSHHDRGGWECERVERSSRYEQQGGGDRRGEWSDRGDQHGSMVDLDGPYQSGRGEGGGGGGGGGGGGGSGGGGGGGGEPRGSRAWDERPSWKDGPGDSWHGSDKPERGMLHGDWKYKERQWEHEHGDRGGNGPPGPPPSHGGGGPGGPSARRSWQAPPNGSGGPSGGAPPGDWHGPKAGPEHERDFLHHQRPGPPNERGMFRRHHHQGPYHGHPRKPHIGVGGAGAIGGGGVGGNMGPGGGPALNRFTPNKYSLNRTQANLQAERQAAGHGMGPNQSPASQQHAHAHRQTPPVGGGPSMQAASHHGGGAPPPGTNQAQHQHQQQHHGMHPMQNQRPGGGSHEPHMHGEQQQQHQLQHQQHHHQQHQQQHQQQQQQQQQQQTQHHHPHNHPHHQQQHPAGGVMQHPPQQPHRIAPANYEQDPAKQQQQQQLQPQHQQQQQQQQQQPPPAQPAAPVVPRRAVLDEPASPAPEDAGPRVVPLAAANEPSAPADAVATGATIPAAVAPAVAVGSSIAPAAGATPASPAAEETGGAVIDTATSEALDTMEVDNLSEISDDPDDILTRDEEINDHRAPPTGPLELRASLIGSSSSSNANGSASEYRRPPPFLSKARYKSYEDAIVGGLKSPRLLSSCDISANQLCDSISTDRSGSSQQVDLIGQEGEGELGVTGKASVLQTPVAAIAGPSAMPREGDAAPGTVATGGPLPAAVALGDPGVLPELAPCSELAGPTPEQSKDAGKLHANKELKEEMDLDFEEISDGELEAEESGRCRGLGDPLGVDWGSLAQEALRPLKPVAQREQQFPVSARNRWKAHHILLDIGISARLAGQNYAQRVLTESKEKLREELEEFRAATVAGRAGVVPCATVSTPQEEKKQLVAKQETQEMVPEGDQQGQEQDQVAERKHEPKEQDVKGTDESAAIKLETSADERTASSSPVGVKKPSPAAAAEPAASVSSVERELEDVDRILHPIAAIHVALREQARLRRNLILATEPVPGQRHQCGRALSARKDLQIRRQLCGFPPATLATMAACAAGAAAGYLNQELHADAPLGGGGGTASPALHEQIVQMYRQMVAQQRQQASQGICTTLEAV is encoded by the exons ATGTCTGCACCGATCAAGCGTAAAATAACACTAGAACTCGCGAGCAAGAAGACAACCCTCATCAAGGATCGCCCCAGCGTGTTCCAGCGGCTTGGCACGAAGCGGATCGGCCGTGCAGGAGGATCATCccaacagcagctacagcagcagcagcagcaacagcagcaacagcaacaacaatatcaCGGACAGGAAGCCGGCGTACGTGTACCAAGC gAAAGTAAAGAGGAGATTGTGAAGCGCATCGTATCGGCAGCGGAAGAATCCGGTCCggcaacgagcagcagcatcgccaCCGTACCGGAGAGTGTTGCCGCACACGCACGGCTCATACAGGCGCAGCTGGCGGCCAAAGCGCAGGCAAAGGCAAGTGCGGCccaaaaacagcagcagcagcagcaggagcaggagcaggagcagcaaaagcagcagcaacaacaacagcaggaacagcagcaacaacagcaaaagcagcagcagcagcccggagGCATTCCATCGCACAGCGAACACTTATCGGCCGCCACGACGAAAGGTACCGCCGGCGTGGTGGATAAGGACGGCCCAGAAGCGGGCAACTTGAAGCAGTACTATCATccgcaccagcaacaacacatTCACGAATCGACGCAccaacatcatcaccaccatcaccaacaccaccaccaccaccaccatcagcagcagcagcagcagcagcagcaggagcagcagcagcggcaccgGCAACGGCAGGCACGGTCACCACCGCACAGTGTCAGCAGCGAGCGGAGCAGCAACGCGGCCGGTGCCAGCGGTTGGGACCAGTCGTCCCTCGAGAATGCTGACCAGGCCATCCTAGAGCGGAAGCGTAAGGAACTGCAGCACGAGTTGAAGCTAGAGATGGACGCGTCGAGTTCGGGCAAGAAGAAGGACAGCCGCGGCGAGCTGAgcaagaagatgaagaagctgACCGGCAGCTCGCACcgatcgcagcagcagcacctgcaccaccagctgtCTCTGCAGCATGGTGGCGGCCACCAGCAGCTGGGCGTGCGGGGGCAGCAGCACACCTCCACCAGCACGTCGGAGagcacgaacagcagcagcggcacggaCACCTCCGAGTCGGACACGTCCAGCACGTCCAGCTCGTCCTCGCACAACTCGAACCACCGGCGGCTGAAGAAGCGCCACGCGGTGTCGGCCCGCGTTCGCACCCGGAACGACACCAGCTCCAGCTCGGAGGGGGGCGGCCCGTCTGCGTCCCTCACCGCCTCCAGCAAGCTGTCCAAGCGGCACGCGAAAAAgctggcggcggcagcggccgccCACGAGCAGGAGCGCAACAAGCGGCTGCTGGCCAAGGCGGGCAAGAGCGGCTCCGGCGGTGGCGGCTCGGTGCTGCTCACCAAGACGATCCGCGTGAAGAAGCTGCTGCCGGGCAGCCCGGGCGGTGGCGGCACACATCACGTGTCGCGCAAGGTGTCGTCCCGCGATCTGTCGCCGGCGAGCGCGAAAGCGTCCGCAAGCAAGTACGCACTGAAAgcgtcctcgtcctcctcgtcgaagaaggagaaaatgTCGGCGATCGATGCGCGCGAGCGGGTGCGCGAGAAGGAGCGCGAGCTGGCCCTGCGCGAGAAGGAGCGCGAgcgggagaaggaaaaaatgcGCCTGCGGGAGCGCGAGCGGGAACGTGAACGGGAGCGGGAACGGGAGCGGCTCAAGATGCGGCCAGTTTCGCCGCGAATGCGCTCCGGCGGCGTGTCGCCCGCTTCGTCCCGTGGTGGTGGAACCGGCGGTGGCAGCGTCAGCGGTGGGCTGCCGATGCGCGAGCTGCAGAGCAAGGGCAAGAAGAGTCCCGAGCGGCGGCTCTCGTCGCCGATGGGTGGGATGGCGGCCGCCCGCTACCGGGACATGATGCCGATGCGGCGCGAGCGCACGCCCGAGCTGACGCGGGGCGACGAGCGCCGCCGGCACGAGGTGCTGAAGGAACGGGAACGGCGCGAGCGGGCCGACCGTGAGCGAGCCGAACGCGAGCGGGAGATGGTGCTGCGGGAGAAGGAGCGCGAGGAGGCACTGGCTCGGGATCGGCAGCGGGAGCGCGATCGGTTAGTGGCGGTCGGCAAAGAGCAgcaccagctgcagcagcagcagcatcagcagcaacagcagcaacagcagcagcacctgcaGGCACAGGCACGCGGCCTGCGGCGGGACAATGATGGTGGGCTGGAGAAGCCCGATCGACACCGGCCGGTGGAGCGTCTGCTGCCACGGCCGGCGGAACGCGCCCGTGCACTGGCTGCGGCTCGGTCGCCCGGCAAGTCGGTCGATCGCGACCGAAGCCGCTCGCCGTGCTCGCCGGGCACGTCGGCTAGGGGCTCGCGGGGTGCGATGCGCGAGCGAGATCGGTCGTACGAGCGGGCGGCCTACCTGCACGAGCTGCACGAGCGGCGCACCACCAGCAGGTCGAGAGAGCGGGAGTATGGGGCGAGTCTGGTATCGCCGCCATTGCGCTCGGCACGTCGGGACTCGCCGCCCCCGCACTACGAACGGCACGGCGGGCTGGGCCGTAGCGAGTCCTCAGGTGGAGGGGTTGGCGGCGGTCGCGAGTACCGCGTCGACCGGGGCGAGCTGGCCTACGACGAGCGGCTAGCGATGggtggcagtggcagtggaCGAGGCGGTGACCGTGGTCCGGCGCGCGACGAGTACGTGCGCGACTATCCGGACGATCCGCCGCCGAGAAGGGAGGCACCGCCGTCACACCACGACCGGGGCGGCTGGGAGTGCGAACGGGTCGAGCGGAGCAGCCGCTACGAGCAGCAGGGTGGTGGCGATCGGCGGGGCGAATGGAGCGACCGAGGCGATCAGCACGGCTCGATGGTGGATCTGGACGGACCGTACCAGAGTGGCAGAGGTGaaggcggtggcggcggcggtggtggtggaggtggtggtggcagcggcggcggtggaggaggtggaggCGAGCCGCGTGGGTCTCGGGCGTGGGACGAGCGGCCTTCGTGGAAGGACGGTCCGGGCGACTCGTGGCACGGGTCGGACAAACCGGAGCGGGGCATGCTGCACGGCGACTGGAAGTACAAGGAGCGCCAGTGGGAGCACGAGCATGGCGACCGCGGTGGCAATGGGCCGCCCGGTCCACCCCCGTCCCACGGTGGCGGCGGACCAGGCGGTCCATCGGCGCGCCGCTCCTGGCAGGCGCCACCGAACGGTAGCGGTGGCCCGTCCGGTGGGGCACCGCCGGGCGATTGGCACGGGCCAAAGGCGGGGCCGGAGCACGAGCGCGATTTTCTGCACCATCAACGGCCCGGACCGCCGAACGAGCGCGGCATGTTCCGGCGCCACCATCATCAGGGCCCGTACCATGGCCATCCGCGCAAGCCGCACATCGGCGTCGGGGGCGCCGGAGCTATCGGCGGTGGCGGGGTGGGCGGTAATATGGGGCCGGGCGGTGGTCCCGCTCTGAATCGCTTCACGCCGAACAAGTACAGCCTGAACCGGACGCAGGCAAACTTGCAAGCCGAACGACAGGCCGCCGGGCATGGCATGGGGCCGAACCAATCGCCGGCTAGCCAGCAGCACGCCCATGCCCACCGGCAGACGCCACCCGTCGGTGGTGGTCCATCGATGCAGGCGGCATCGCATCATGGTGGAGGAGCACCGCCACCCGGTACGAACCAGGCAcagcaccagcatcagcagcagcaccacggtATGCATCCGATGCAGAATCAGCGACCGGGCGGCGGTTCCCACGAACCACACATGCACGgcgaacaacagcagcagcatcagctgcagcatcagcagcatcatcatcagcaacaccagcagcaacaccagcagcagcagcagcagcagcagcagcaacaaacgcagcatcatcatccgcataaCCATccccatcatcagcagcagcatccggcaGGCGGCGTGATGCAACATCCACCCCAGCAACCCCACCGAATCGCTCCTGCAAACTACGAGCAGGATCCAgcgaaacagcagcagcaacaacaactacagccacaacatcagcagcagcaacagcaacaacaacaacaacctccTCCAGCACAGCCAGCTGCACCAGTCGTTCCACGGCGCGCCGTACTGGACGAACCAGCCAGTCCTGCTCCGGAAGATGCGGGACCGAGGGTGGTACCGCTTGCCGCTGCCAACGAACCATCCGCACCGGCCGATGCTGTTGCCACCGGTGCAACCATCCCGGCCGCAGTAGCTCCGGCGGTAGCGGTGGGTAGCAGTATAGCGCCGGCGGCAGGTGCGACGCCCGCGTCACCTGCAGCGGAGGAAACCGGCGGTGCGGTGATCGATACGGCGACGTCCGAAGCGCTCGACACGATGGAGGTGGACAACTTGAGCGAAATCAGTGACGACCCCGATGATATTCTGACACGTGACGAG GAAATCAATGACCACCGTGCGCCACCCACCGGACCGCTGGAACTACGGGCATCActcatcggcagcagcagcagcagcaacgcaaACGGTTCGGCGTCCGAGTATCGGCGGCCACCACCGTTCCTGTCGAAAGCCCGCTACAAATCGTACGAGGATGCGATCGTCGGTGGCCTTAAGTCGCCCCGCTTGTTGTCGTCCTGT GACATCAGTGCCAACCAGCTGTGCGATTCGATATCGACCGACCGTAGCGGCAGCAGCCAGCAGGTTGACCTGATTGGCCAGGAAGGGGAAGGGGAGTTGGGAGTAACAGGCAAGGCGAGCGTGTTGCAAACGCCGGTAGCGGCCATCGCCGGCCCCAGCGCCATGCCCAGGGAAGGGGACGCGGCACCAGGCACGGTCGCAACCGGCGGACCGCTGCCGGCAGCAGTGGCGCTGGGCGACCCGGGCGTACTGCCCGAGCTGGCACCATGCAGTGAGCTGGCCGGCCCGACGCCCGAGCAAAGCAAGGACGCTGGCAAGCTGCACGCGAACAAGGAGCTGAAGGAGGAGATGGATCTCGACTTCGAGGAGATCTCGGACGGCGAGCTGGAGGCGGAGGAGAGTGGCCGCTGTCGCGGGCTGGGCGATCCGCTCGGCGTGGACTGGGGCAGCCTGGCGCAGGAGGCGTTGCGCCCGCTCAAGCCAGTCGCGCAGCGGGAGCAGCAGTTCCCCGTTTCGGCACGGAATCGCTGGAAGGCGCACCACATCCTGCTCGACATCGGCATCTCGGCCCGGCTGGCGGGGCAAAACTACGCCCAGCGCGTGCTGACCGAATCGAAGGAGAAGCTGCGCGAGGAGCTGGAAGAGTTCCGGGCGGCGACCGTGGCTGGCAGGGCTGGAGTAGTCCCGTGCGCCACAGTCTCCACCCCgcaggaggagaagaagcagCTGGTGGCGAAGCAGGAAACGCAGGAGATGGTGCCGGAAGGGGACCAGCAAGGGCAAGAGCAGGACCAGGTGGCCGAGCGGAAGCACGAGCCCAAGGAGCAGGATGTAAAGGGGACGGACGAGAGCGCCGCGATCAAGCTGGAAACCAGTGCGGATGAGCGgacggccagcagcagcccggtGGGCGTGAAAAAGCCGTCGCCAGCAGCGGCCGCCGAGCCGGCCGCAAGCGTGAGCAGCGTCGAGCGCGAGCTGGAGGATGTGGACCGCATCCTGCACCCGATCGCGGCCATCCACGTGGCACTGCGCGAGCAGGCCCGGCTGCGCCGCAATCTCATACTCGCGACCGAACCGGTCCCGGGACAGCGGCACCAGTGCGGCCGGGCGCTCAGCGCACGCAAGGACCTGCAGATTCGACGCCAGCTGTGCGGGTTCCCGCCCGCCACCCTCGCGACGATGGCGGCCTGCGCAGCGGGAGCCGCCGCCGGCTACCTCAACCAGGAGCTGCACGCGGACGCACCGCTCGGTGGGGGCGGTGGCACTGCGTCGCCCGCCCTGCACGAGCAGATCGTGCAGATGTACCGGCAGATGGTGgcgcagcagcggcagcaggcGAGCCAGGGCATCTGCACCACGCTCGAGGCGGTCTGA